The Rhinoderma darwinii isolate aRhiDar2 chromosome 9, aRhiDar2.hap1, whole genome shotgun sequence sequence aagacaaaaaaaatattgatgacctagcaatatcataggccatcaatgtgtgaccGGTGGGGGCTTAACCCCAGAACTCCCACCGACCACAGTACGAAGGAGCCGCTGCAGCCCTTTCCATGTTTATTTAGgtctggggacgagcgatcgttactctgatcactcgtcctcatacatttctatcatatcggcagcgcatgtccctttttacacagggagatgtagtGCTGACAACAATATTTCCTGCAACAAAAACGATAcgctcagcagatgaacgagcgttaacACAGGGCAAtagtcgggaacgagcattcacatgtgaatgcttgtttgcccgataaatggcccgtgtaaaagggcctttaaccccccccccattCAGAGAGCACTACGGCCGCTTAGctttgctgattggtgggggtcctgagGGTTGCACCATCACCAGTCACACATTTaaaaaggataggccatcagtcttTTTTCCCTGGAAAACGTTAGTAGTTGAGTAGTGCTGATACATATATATGATTATACACTGTGGTTGTCTTTGTCTCAGTGTTACAGGATATTTTTACTACTGGTCTATTTATGCAGTCTTTCCATATTCTGTTATCTGCATCAGTTGTTTAGTtctgtatggaaaaaaaaaagctatttgttTGCCCCGTATCATGAATATACAAATAACACCACAGTGCGCTCTGACACGGAGCTTGCCGGAACACTGTTAAGATTTGTCAGACAAGATGAGCAATGTTCTGTTCTGTATCTTGTAAGCTTTTGTGCTGCCGAGTCCTGAATAATTCTCTATTCTGTTCACAGGACTGTACATCCAACAATCAATATGGGACTTTAATAGAAGCCGCTGCCAAACAGCTCCTGAACATAAACCAAGGCGTGCCGTCGTATCCTCCTTATCAGTACCCGGCTAGTTTACACAGCGCAAGTCGCAGGCAGAAAAAAACTATCTTTCTAAGGcgagaaaataatatatattcgGAGAAAAAGCTTTTGAAGAAGAGGAAGCATTTCCTATTGAAAGAGACTCCGATTCTGATGCCCTTGAACGGTTCCGCCGTGGACCTCATGCCGTCGGATTACGAGGACAGCAACGGGAAATGGAGAAAGTTGTATGAGGTTCAAAGGAAGCGCAAGAAGCTTATGCAAGACGTCTGCTTGAAGTACAAGAGCGGTAGCAGGCGGATTATCACCCCTTATCACGTTTCCCGAATCTTTGTGGAAGACAAGCACAAGATACTGTACTGTGAGGTTCCAAAAGCTGGTTGCTCCAACTGGAAACGGGTATTAATGGTACTTAATGGCTTGGCGTCCTCCACCAAGGATATTCAGCATAATACTGTTCACTATGGGAACTACTTGAAGAGGTTGGACAGTTTTGACCGGAAAGGAATCTTCAACCGTCTAAACACGTACAAGAAGATGATCTTTGTCCGAGAACCTTTTGAGAGGTTGGTCTCCGCTTTCCGGGACAAGTTTGAGCACGCAAATAATTATTATCATCCGGTGTTTGGGAAAGCTATCATTTCTAAATACAGGCGGAATGCCACAAGGGAAGCATTGAGGACAGGCTCTGGGGTACAATTTAAAGAATTTATCCAATACCTGTTGGATGTTCATAGACCAGTAGGCATGGACATTCATTGGGACCATGTTAGCAAACTTTGCAGTCCTTGCTTGATAGACTATGATTTTATTGGGAAATTTGAGAGCATGGAGGAAGATGCTAATTTTCTTCTACACCTAATAGGAGCTCCCCAAAACTTGACTTTTCCCAGATTTAAAGACAGACATTCCAATGAGGAAAGGACCACTAGTAAAATCACACAGCAATATTTTGCACAATTGTCCCCGTTGGAAAGGCAGCGTACCTATGATTTTTATTACATGGATTATCAGATGTTCAATTACTCTAAACCGTTTGAAGATTTGTATTGATCACATGTAAAATGGGGAATGTGTTTTCTAGAAAACGTCCACTTGGGGGGCAGCATTGTGATACAACATGTGAACTGGTCTTCGGATTGAGAGATGACCCTCTTAGATTTCTTTTTACGTCTGAACTTAAGAGCGGTCATAAAAAGATATTTTACTATCACTCTGCAATCAGATTTCACTGAAGCAATTGATGATAAATAACAAAGTGGCATTCACACTTGCTAAATCCCTCAAACTATTCTTTCTATTTTGAGAGTGAAAGAAAATATTTAAGATTCTCTATTGTATAGATCTTATTTttgctggttaaaaaaaaatacaaaataaaattgtttttaaaaatacaataaaagggcTAGATTTTTCTATGGAGTTGTGCCATATTGTTTCGTGTATATTGCGTGTTCATGTGAAGTGTTTGTTTCTTGCTGGGAATGTAGTTAAATGCTCAAACATATATCCACTTttacaaccattttttttaatgctccTAAAAGAAAATTAAAGGGACAAAAgtaaactttcccatgtgctcTATTAtgatattccatgtgtcagtgtctcacctgttatttttcttgctgcttctatgtcTATTTATCAGACTAGGacagttgcttagcagcagtacgAATCGGactcggtgactactttctcttctggagtctatggagatctatgtgtcacccatctccggcttcagcagttcctggaccacactagtattacacatggggggcagaaacttctatcataagctaccactgatacttagaaaggttcctgtcacaccagtataatgtagaagaatatagtgcagcctccctgtccgtatacttatggtttctctgattatcattctctctatattctataAATAATCTGTGTccaccagcatgcagaaatggtatggtctttagctgcacacgtgatgctgtgctgaagcatcatgggattgatagcaaagcaaagaggaagagaaagctggagaAATCTAagaaatcaagatggaggctttttctaAGCACaggcaaggcagcagttcaaaaagtaagtacagtatacataaaagaagtttagagtgtggtatacagttagGTGGGGTTGGAAACATGGAAAGTtgcttaaagaagacctccagtagaAACAAATAGTCTAGATTAAAAGTGTCCTACCATTTGTGTATACAATTCCTgtgtgtctccatagttacagactacaaaaaaaaaacaacacaccctgtgtgtagtctgatcctgcagttttgTAGAAGGCTATGTTCACTCTACCATTCAGGGGTTCAGTCCAGATTTCTGATGAACTTTCCTGACAGCAAGAATAATGCAGTCTATAGCAGTATTCTGTTAAAAGTACCCAGACGAGTCTAGTGTGAACTGCGCCTTACTCTCCTCCTACTCCTTGTACTTTATCAAAATGAGGGGGCTGAGGAAGAAGAGTAAGgattgactgcaggatcagactgcagACAGGTTTTGTTTATAGTCAGTAACCATAACTATAGGTTTGCGTACGAGCTGTGTACTGAAAACGGTAGATTTTataattaagactatttgcacAGTTGCTCCATAtttattttagatgtattggAGCAATAATAAATGGTCGCAAAAGTGAATATTTCCTTTAAAAGAATGTACTTTTACTACTCTGTCTATAAATAGGTGCCTCAGGAACAGAGACATCATAAATACATTTTAGGATCTGTAGACGAGTGTATCGGGACTCCTATGTGaacattcttcttcttcttttctttctATTAAAATCAAAGCTTGGAAATATTTATATGTGATTTATGTgataaatataactttttttctttatagACATCGATACAAAGATTTCTATGAAGCCTAGGTGACTCTGTGAATAATACCACAGCTGGtaaaataaatggctgctgtaacATAGCTACTTTCTGGACCAtataggaggaagaagagggcagGAGCATAACTGGCTGACATTGGAACAAAACAGTGACAAATAATTTGATTTTAAACATTGACCCAAGCGACTTAATTTATTGTGAGTATGGCCAGTTCCTTTAAGCACCAAAGGTGCAGAATTGCCCCATAGGAGTAGGGCTGATAAAGTATAAACACAACCCACAACTTTATAAAAGTCCATCCATAGACTGCTATATTTTTCAACTATTAGTAGAAAATTCATTCATTAcaaaactacaactaccagcatgccctGACTGCCTGCAGCTGTCGAAAAATGCAGAATAGTAGTAGTTTCACAACCGGTATGAGCTACTGTTTCGGACACCACTGTTCTAATGGAAAGTATTGGATATTCAGTGGGTGGCATGTTTATTGTAAACAGGACATTATGACCATATGATTGACAGACAACTGGTAATAGATCTGTCTTCATAAAAAATTAGAAGTAACACAGTCCATGATTGTATGAAAGCCGCAGTCAGTGCACGGAGGAGTTTTTGTGGGGCTGTGTGCTCTGGCTAATCCTTAATACATTGTATTGATTTCTCGCCCATTGTGAAAGGTGTCTCTCATTCTTCCAGGGCTTGTTCAATATCAATCAGTATTATCTCGCTTCTGTTACACACCCCAGTGAGCAGCGGAAATTGTGTGACTCTCAATGAACAGGTTTGTTACAAGGGGTCGGCCGATACATGACATTCCCTTCCAATAAAAGTAAAGCCAGGAATAGGATAACATTTATATTGTCTTTTTATTCAGTTGTATCATTTTATGTGTTTTGTCTTTTTTCTATCAGGCCAataggttgttgttttttaaaaaatccttttgtttttttggttttcattgctttgtatTAAAAAGATTTTAAAATAATCTCGTGGACCATGGAGCTGTTGCATCTAAGCCggccatgtgtgatacagtctgttgaGCTGGCACTTCTAAGCCTTGCACATGTGACACGACACAGCACTTCACAAGCCCCCCGCCCGCACACATGACATGTTTCTAAATTCTATTATATAATAATCTCCCGGACACAGTGCTGCTTAGCTGGAGtgcagagccacacagcactacATCCCCATCATTAAATGTAACTAAACTCCATGATATAATATCCTCCCAGTGACGCTCAGCCAATGTATCGAAGACTTTCATGTGGGATACTATCTCAGGTAGCTATGTAACGCAACATTTCCCATTCTAAAATTATTTAATTAGTGAATTATTTTATATTCttattattgtattatattattattattattttatattctttAATATTGccatagggggccgtattatagtaattatattcttgtccataggggggcagtattatagtagttacatagttacatagttagtacggctgaaaaaagacacatgtccatcaagttcaaccaagggaagggaaagaaaaatttctacacataggagctaatatttttttgttctaggaaattatctaacccttttttaaagccatctcctgtccctgctgtgacggctcctgcggtgactattccatagattcacagttcttactgtaaagaagccttgtcgcccctgaagcttgaacctttttttctccagacggagggagcgcccccttgttttttgagggggttttacaaggaacaggatttaaccatattttttgtatgtgccattaatatatttatataagttaatcatgtccccccttagtcgtcttttctcaaggctaaataggtttaattctttcaatctttcctcataacttagattctccatgcccctaattagcttcgttgctcttctttgtattttttccaactccagggcatcctttctatgaactggagcccagaactgaactgcatattctagatgaggcctcactaatgctttgtaaagtggtgatattacatccctgt is a genomic window containing:
- the LOC142661160 gene encoding carbohydrate sulfotransferase 8 isoform X1, with translation MRLTCMFSFILLFGVAGLVVFIHLQDPVEMVNQQGLAAGIKFEFALHQPKKDCTSNNQYGTLIEAAAKQLLNINQGVPSYPPYQYPASLHSASRRQKKTIFLRRENNIYSEKKLLKKRKHFLLKETPILMPLNGSAVDLMPSDYEDSNGKWRKLYEVQRKRKKLMQDVCLKYKSGSRRIITPYHVSRIFVEDKHKILYCEVPKAGCSNWKRVLMVLNGLASSTKDIQHNTVHYGNYLKRLDSFDRKGIFNRLNTYKKMIFVREPFERLVSAFRDKFEHANNYYHPVFGKAIISKYRRNATREALRTGSGVQFKEFIQYLLDVHRPVGMDIHWDHVSKLCSPCLIDYDFIGKFESMEEDANFLLHLIGAPQNLTFPRFKDRHSNEERTTSKITQQYFAQLSPLERQRTYDFYYMDYQMFNYSKPFEDLY